Below is a genomic region from Citrobacter europaeus.
TCGTGGCTGACGGTATTATTAAACTTTACCAGCACAAAGAAGATATTCGCGGGCTGAAGTTTATTTATGAGCCGAAGCAGTTGCGTTTCTTTACTGCACGCTTTGACTATATCTAAATAATAATTATGGCCCCATCTCAGGATGGGGCTTTTTTGTCTTTCTTTTCCATGAACAGGAAGCCTTTGCGGTGCCCGTTACCGTGACATAACTAAAAAAAGTAAACCCTGACTCCGACATTTTTATTATCCGCATGATGTACAAATGACAGCTGTAATTATAACGAATAGTCTACAGGAACATTTATCATGGATATTAATGCCATTGAGCGACAGAGTAGTACCCCCGGACTGATTAGCGGAACCATGTTGGTTATCGCGACCGTAGTGGGTGGCGGGATGTTTTCCCTGCCGATAGCGATGGCCGGCGTATGGTTTCCCGGTGCGTCAGTTATTCTTCTCTTTATCGCCATTATGATGTTATTAACCGGTCTGATGCTGGTCGAAGTAAACCTGCATTATGGCGCTGGTGCCAGTTTTAATACCTTTACTCAGGATTTATTAGGCCGTAAGTGGAATATCGTTGTCGGTATCGCTTTCGGCTTTGTGCTGTATATTCTGACCTATGCCTATATCTCCGGTTCGTCGGCGGTGATGGCGCAAACCGTGTTCAAATACAGCGGCGTGCGATTTCCGGCGAATATCTCGGTGGTGATTGTCAGTATGCTGGTCGGGGCGATTGCCTGGTACAGTTCCCTGCTGGTTGGACGTATTACTACCGTGTTGATTATCGGTAAGTTTATCGCGTTCTTTGCCACCTTCTCCGGGCTGGTTGGCCATATTGAAGTGGCAAAGTTGGTCGATAGCGTGGCGGTGGCGCTGCCCGATTCGCAGTACCTGCCGTATATCCTGATGACGTTGCCGTTCTGCATTATTTCGTTTGGTTTTCACGGTAACGTGCCGAGCCTGGTCAAGCTGTATGGCACGCGCGGGATTTCGAATATTACGCGTTCGATTATCATCGGCACACTGTTTGCCCTGCTGCTGTATATCTTCTGGTTGGGCGTGACGATGGGCAACATTAGTCGTTCCTCGTTCCCGCCAATTATTGCCAAAGGCGGCAATATCGACGTGTTTGTCGAGGCCATTAGCGGGCTGTTCACCAGCCGTTATATGGATCTGATCCTGACCTTCTTCGGCAACTTCGCGGTAGCCAGTTCACTGCTGGCGGCGACGCTTGGCCTGTTCGATTATATCGCCGATCTGTTTCACTTCCCGGATGACGGCATGGGCCGCCTGAAAACCGCGCTGGTGACCTACTTCCCGCCAGCCGCCGTGTGCTTCTTCTTCCCGAACGGTTTTGTGCACGCGATTGGTTACGCCGGTCTGGCCTTTACCATCTGGAGCGTGATCCTGCCGCCGTTCCTGGTGAAAGCGGCACGGAAACGTTTTCCGACCGCCAGCTATACCGCGCCGTGTAATAACACCGTGCTCAACCTGGTGATTGTCTGTGGGGCGGTTGTTTATCTGACGGTTGTTCTGGACGTATTTGGTCTGCTGCCAACGTTTCGTTAGACGGAGTTAAAATGAAAAACGTGTTGTCTGTTCAGTCGTCAGTCGTTTATGGCTATGCCGGAAATAAAGCCGCCGTGTTGCCGATGCAGCTTTCGGGGATCGATGTCTGGCCGTTTTACACCGTACAGTTTTCTAACCACACCCAGTACGGGATGTGGCAGGGCATGGCGATGCCGCACGGTGAGTTGAGCGCCATCATCAGCGGGCTGGATGACCTGCAAAAGCTGACGCAATGCGATGCCGTATTGTCCGGGTATCTTGGAGATAAACGCCATTGTGAAGAGGTGAAACACGCGGTCACCACCATTCGTCAGCGTAATCCGCAGGCGCTCTATTTTTGCGATCCGGTAATGGGCGACCCGCAAAAAGGCTGTATTGTCGCGCAGGGCGTGGAGTCCTTTTTTGTCGATGACGCCATTCAACTGGCCGACATAATGGGACCGAATCTCTATGAGCTGGGCGTGCTGACGGGCAGACAACTGCGTAGTTTTGACGAGGTAGTGGAAGCGGCGCGGCAACTGGTGTCGTGGGGCGTAAAGAAGGTGCTGGTGAAGCATCTCGGCGACTGCTCGCGTGACAAACAGGCGTTTGAAATGCTGCTGGTGACGGCGGAACAGACGTTACACATCGCCAGGCCGCTGTATAGCTTTGCCAAAATGCCGGTGGGCGTAGGGGATTTGATTTGCAGCGTGATGCTGGCCTCACTGCTCAATGGTTATGAGGACAAGCTGGCGCTGGAGCGGACCACCAGTGTTGTTGACGCGGTGATGCGACTAACGAAAGAGCGCGACTCGTATGAACTGCGGCTGATAGACGCGCGTCACCAGATAATGGAGCCGCAGATTCGCTATCAGGCAACGGTACTGTAGCGCCGCAAGGAGGCTGTATGTTTCTGACATTGCTGCGGCTTCAACATCCGCTGTTCTACCGTTTTGCGTGGCTGCGTATTTGGGTCAGGGTGTTAAGAGCGTGTGGACTGCGTAAGAGAAAGGGGTGAGCATTTGCTGCTGTCGCTGCCGGATGCGGCTCGCGCCTTATCCGGCCTACAAATGAGCGTGAAACGCAGGCCTACAAATGAGTGTGAAACGTAGGCCTGATAAGCGAAGCGCCATCAGGCATAAGTGCCTGGTATTACACGCGGAAGTAGCGTGGTGGGATCAACGCGGAAAAGGCGTCGAACTTCTTCACCATCTTTTTCCAGAACAACATAACAGCAATCCTCGATTTGAAACATCGGCGCTATTTTAGTCAGCGCCGACAAATCGTAAAGTCTGTCACCCCGTTCCGTTCCCGGGGCGGTGTAAACCTTTTTGGTCACCACGTCGTCAAATACGGTTGCCGCGAATTTGACGGGGTTGACAAGGGTTTACGCCATAAACCAGTAATAAAACAGACCGACTTTCAGGCCGAGGATCACAATGTAGGCGCAGCAGTATTTCATGGTGCCAGACATTATCTGGTTGGCTTGGCCGTCCATTTTTGTGGCCGAAACCGCAATAGCGATGCTCTGCGGCGAAATCATTTTTCCGCCCGTTGCGCCAGAGGTGTTGGCCGCCGCCAGCCAGTTGGGATCGATATGCAGTTTACTGGCGGCAATGGTTTGCAGCTTGCCGAACAGAATGTTCGAGTTGGTATCGCTGCCGGTAACGAACGTGCCCAGCGCGCCAATCACCGGGGCGAGGAAGACGTATGAGTTGCCGGTCAAATCAACAATCGACTGGGCCAGCGTGGAGATAATCCCGCTGAGATCCATCACCGTGGCCAGCGCGACGATCGCCATAATCGCAACAATGGAATTTTTAAGCTGGAAAATGGTTTTGATAAACACTTCCAGCATTCCGCGCGCGGACGCTCCCTGAATGAAACCGCCGATAATGGTCGCAAAGATTATCAGCATCCCCGGCGTGGTCACCCATTCAACTTTCAGCGCCATCGTTTTGCCGTCAGCCAACGTGAAATGCAGCACCGAGGCCAGTTGAGACGCTGCGCCTTTTATTGTCGGGAAAAGTGGCGAACACAGCAGGATAAACACAAAAATAAACAGATAGATAGAGCCAACTCGGAACAACACTTTTGCCGAGCGCGGCGTGGTTTCGCGGGTATGGCTGACCTCAATGCGCCACTCGGGATCGGTTTTCCCTTTGCGCAGGCGGCTGACCATCGCCACGGCAAGCAGGCTGACCAGGCTCCCGGCAAAGGCAGGTAATTCCGCGCCAAGATGGATAGCGACAAAATACTGTGGAACCAGCGTGGTGATACCGCAAATCAGCGTGATCAGAAATACGCCGCGAATGGCTTTCAGGCCGCCGCCAATAATGCAGACAATCACAAACGGCAGCAGAATATTAAACAGCGCGAGCTGCAGAATAATAGTTCCGCCTAAGGTATAAACCGGCAGGTTAACCTGTTCCGCCAGAATAGAAACCGGGATCCCGACCGCGCCGAATGCAGTGGGAACGGTATTTGCCACCAGAGAGGCAATCGCCGCCTTCAGCGGGTTGAATCCCAGCGCAATAAGAATGCCGATCGGAATGGCGACCGCCGTACCATAACCCGCCGCGGCTTCAAGAAATCCACCAAAGCACCATGAAATCAGCAGCACCTGAATACGCTTATCTTCGCTAATGCTGGCGAGAATATCGCGCAGAATATCCAGCGCTTTGGTCGCCTGCATGACGTTATAACTGAAGATAGCGCCGAGGATCACAATCACAATCGGCCATAACCCCTTCAGTGCGCCATAGCCTATCGCGACTTTCAGATTCTGTACGGGCATCTCCCAGAATATGGCCGACAGCGCGGCGGTGAATACTAAAGAGATCAGCACGGAATAATGGATGGGCATTTTCAATTTCAATATTAAAAATACCATCAGTAGTAACGGAGAGAGTGCCAGGGCAAACATAAAATATTCGTTCATTGCTATTCCCGATTGGTTCATTAAACCTGATTTATATTTATGGCGGGGAGGCTACATTGCTGTTGTAATAAAGTATGTAAACTGAATCGCTTCAGTGAATAAAGTAATTATGATTTGTGGTTTTGTAACTATTGTAATCTTTTAATTAAAATTTAATACCGGGTAAATATACTTAAATGCCGGTTAAATACCTATAAGTAGTTATTTAATAACCTTTTTAATAATGGTAGTGACAACAGTGGTAATCACCTGAAACTGTTTTCTAAGGTGTTAATAACGCTGTGGTTTCCTATATAAAAATGTGAGCGAGGCCGAAATAAATAAACCAGGGTATTGCATGTGTGAGTCGATTAGGGGATTATTTGGTTTTGTCATACAAATGAAAATACAGACATTTGCGATTGTCCTGATATAAGAAGAGGAGAGTCGTCATCAAAGGTAAACGATCAGAGCATCACCATGAACCCAGGCGTTGGTAGAATCAAAAAACAGAAAACTGGGCGTGAATTACGGCTGAACCTTTGCTTGATATAGCGATATCAAGCGCAACAAACAGAAATGAAGCAATGGAGTAGTTATTGTGAATGTAAATTTCTTTGTTACCTGCATTGGTGACGCACTGAAATCACGGATGGCACGAGACTCCGTTTTGCTGCTGGAAAAACTGGGTTGTCGCGTGAATTTCCCTGAGAAGCAAGGGTGTTGCGGTCAGCCGGCTATCAACAGCGGTTACATCAAAGAGGCGATCCCCGGGATGAAAAACCTGATCGCCGCGCTGGAAGACAACGACTACCCGATTATCTCTCCGGCGGGCTCCTGTACCTACGCAGTAAAAAGCTACCCGACGTATCTTGCCGATGAACCGGAATGGGCGCTGCGTGCTGAGAACGTTGCCGCCCGTATGCAGGATCTCACCTCCTTTATCGTCAACAAACTTGGCGTGGTGGACGTGGGCGCCAGCCTGCAGGGCCGCGCCGTGTATCACCCCTCCTGTAGCCTGACCCGCAAGCTGGGGGTGAAGGAAGAGCCGCTCACGCTGCTGAAAAACGTGCGCGGGCTGGAGCTGCTGACATTTGCCGATCAGGACACCTGTTGCGGCTTTGGCGGGACGTTCTCGGTCAAGATGGCCGAGATATCC
It encodes:
- a CDS encoding L-lactate permease gives rise to the protein MNEYFMFALALSPLLLMVFLILKLKMPIHYSVLISLVFTAALSAIFWEMPVQNLKVAIGYGALKGLWPIVIVILGAIFSYNVMQATKALDILRDILASISEDKRIQVLLISWCFGGFLEAAAGYGTAVAIPIGILIALGFNPLKAAIASLVANTVPTAFGAVGIPVSILAEQVNLPVYTLGGTIILQLALFNILLPFVIVCIIGGGLKAIRGVFLITLICGITTLVPQYFVAIHLGAELPAFAGSLVSLLAVAMVSRLRKGKTDPEWRIEVSHTRETTPRSAKVLFRVGSIYLFIFVFILLCSPLFPTIKGAASQLASVLHFTLADGKTMALKVEWVTTPGMLIIFATIIGGFIQGASARGMLEVFIKTIFQLKNSIVAIMAIVALATVMDLSGIISTLAQSIVDLTGNSYVFLAPVIGALGTFVTGSDTNSNILFGKLQTIAASKLHIDPNWLAAANTSGATGGKMISPQSIAIAVSATKMDGQANQIMSGTMKYCCAYIVILGLKVGLFYYWFMA
- the pdxY gene encoding pyridoxal kinase PdxY, which translates into the protein MKNVLSVQSSVVYGYAGNKAAVLPMQLSGIDVWPFYTVQFSNHTQYGMWQGMAMPHGELSAIISGLDDLQKLTQCDAVLSGYLGDKRHCEEVKHAVTTIRQRNPQALYFCDPVMGDPQKGCIVAQGVESFFVDDAIQLADIMGPNLYELGVLTGRQLRSFDEVVEAARQLVSWGVKKVLVKHLGDCSRDKQAFEMLLVTAEQTLHIARPLYSFAKMPVGVGDLICSVMLASLLNGYEDKLALERTTSVVDAVMRLTKERDSYELRLIDARHQIMEPQIRYQATVL
- a CDS encoding aromatic amino acid transporter — protein: MDINAIERQSSTPGLISGTMLVIATVVGGGMFSLPIAMAGVWFPGASVILLFIAIMMLLTGLMLVEVNLHYGAGASFNTFTQDLLGRKWNIVVGIAFGFVLYILTYAYISGSSAVMAQTVFKYSGVRFPANISVVIVSMLVGAIAWYSSLLVGRITTVLIIGKFIAFFATFSGLVGHIEVAKLVDSVAVALPDSQYLPYILMTLPFCIISFGFHGNVPSLVKLYGTRGISNITRSIIIGTLFALLLYIFWLGVTMGNISRSSFPPIIAKGGNIDVFVEAISGLFTSRYMDLILTFFGNFAVASSLLAATLGLFDYIADLFHFPDDGMGRLKTALVTYFPPAAVCFFFPNGFVHAIGYAGLAFTIWSVILPPFLVKAARKRFPTASYTAPCNNTVLNLVIVCGAVVYLTVVLDVFGLLPTFR
- a CDS encoding (Fe-S)-binding protein — its product is MNVNFFVTCIGDALKSRMARDSVLLLEKLGCRVNFPEKQGCCGQPAINSGYIKEAIPGMKNLIAALEDNDYPIISPAGSCTYAVKSYPTYLADEPEWALRAENVAARMQDLTSFIVNKLGVVDVGASLQGRAVYHPSCSLTRKLGVKEEPLTLLKNVRGLELLTFADQDTCCGFGGTFSVKMAEISGEMVKEKVLHLMDAKPEYLIGADVSCLLNIGGRLQREGQPVKVMHIAEVLMSR